Genomic DNA from Candidatus Koribacter versatilis Ellin345:
CCGCCGGACACACCATGAAAGAGTGCCGAACCGCGCAGGAAGAAGCCGACTGCAACCGTGCCCCCAGCAGCATGCGCTGCGAGGACGATCGCTACGGCCAGACCGGCCCCTTCCTCTATCCGGAATGGGCTGTCGACGAGCCGATTACCTCCGTGATCGCCTTCATCAAATCCAAGAAACACGCCGCCACAGCAAAGATCGAACAGTCCGAATAATCTCCGCAGGCTCGTAGTCTGTCATTCAACCTGCTGCCGCTGATTCTCACAAATAGATGGAAAACGATACGCCTCAATGGCTCGCCAAGCTAGCGAAGTCGCGAACGGTCAAGGTGCTATTGGCTGGATTGTGCCTGCTGCTGATCGGCATTCAGGTGTATGGGATCGTCCAAAAGAAACGCGCGCACTTGCCCATCTTTTTCGACACGACATATGAGAATGTCTTGGCCGCGGCCCTCGTAATCGTGATGCTTGTCGCGATCTTTGTCACCGGCAAGGCCAGATCACGCTAGAACAACAGTCGTGCGCGCGACTACGCCCTATTCATTTCCTTCCCTGAGTCCGTTCCAGCACAAAGCGGTCCAGCGCCAGCAGCAATTCTTCACGGTTGGAATACGGTCCAGGCTGATAGCCCTTAGATGAGATGCCTGCCTGTGCCAGGTCGGAGAGTTCCCAGTCCTGCTTGTTGGTGATGTCCCAGAATTCAATCGCATCGTTGGGGTTGAAACCCGGCTTGGCAATCTCATCCGGGTGGAAATGCCATTCGCAGACGATCTCCGTCTGGTCCGCGGCCTTCGGCCACATGGTGAAGGTCAGCATGTAATCCGGATGCAGGTTCAAAAAGAAGTTCGGCAGCAGGCAGTAGTAATAGACATGCCGCTCGTCAGCGCTGCTCAAACCCGGCAGCGCACAGCGGATGGAATTGCCATCCATCGTTAAGCTCTTGACGCCATCGCGGAGGTCCATGCGTCCGCCCAGGTAGGTAGGTTGCGGCGGTTCGTTATCGCCACTCATGTAATGCGACTGCTTCTGCAACAGCGGATGAACAATCGGGCAGTGCAGGCATTCCGAGTAGTTCTGGATGACCAGCTTCCAATTGGCCTTCAGGTGATAGACGCGCCGCTCCACCATCTGCAATTCTTCCATCCGCCACGGACGAAACTTCTGGTCGAGCCCGGCCAGGTGCTCCGAGAACGGTATCGGATGCGCCGAGAGATTGATGAAGATATGCCCATCCCAAACCTCCGCAGCCACGTGGTTGAGCGGATAATCGGCCTCGCAGAAGCCCTCAACTTTTTCCATGTGTGGGGCGCGCAGCAGCCCGCCATCCAGCTTGTAAGTCCAGGCATGGTAGCCGCACTGGATGCTCCCGCTGAAGCTGCCTGACTCCTGTTTACACAGCTGGGTACCACGATGCCGGCAGACGTTGTGGAAGGCGCGAATGCCGCCCTGTTCGTCGCGCACAATGATCACGCTGGCATTGGCCACGCGGCGCGTGAAGTAGTCGCCGGCATTCGGAATCTGGTTGGTGCGTCCGGCGCACAACCACATGTCGAAGTGAATGGCCTCCATCTCGCGCTGAAAATGTGCCGGATCGGTGTAATACTGCTGCGGCAGCGTCATCGCTTCCGAAGCGTCAAGCGCCGGTCTGATGTTGGTATATGCCGTGGACATGGAAGCCCTCTAACGTGTCAGGATTGCCCATAATTCTAGAGCAACATTCGGCCAGAGTCTTGTTTCCCGAACAAAACCGCACCAAGGGGATTCCGATGAATGACAAGACATTAACCATCAGCTCTCTGCTCGCCATCCTGTTCTTCTCATTTCACTGGGCCTACGACATCGTTTTCAAGATGGCGCCGGGCGATCTATCGGCCCTGTTCGGCATTCTTATTTTGGTCGTATGGCTGTATGGAACGCTGGTCGTCGGCGATCGCAGATCGGGCTGCATCATCATGCTGCTCGGAGGACTCTCAGGACTCTTTGCGCTCGTGCTCCACCTGCGTGGGGCGGGGCTCGTCGGCCCCAGAGTCGCCAACTCCAGCGGAGTCTTCCTCTGGGTTTGGACACTCCTCGCACTCGGTGGAACCTCAGCTTTCTCGACGATCCTCGCGGCCAGGGCGCTGTGGAAGGGCGCGCGAGCAGCGCGGCCCTAAGAGCACACACGTACCTCTGTCATGGTGAGCGAAGAATCCGCATACCGATGCGGATTCGCAGTCGAACCATCCCTATCGCCACAGCAACGGTAGAATCGGGGACGAAAACTATGCCCTCAACGCGTCAGTTCGTAACTGCCACCGCATGTGGAGTTCTAACGACATTTGTCCTCATGCTCGCGTCCACGATCAAGAGCGCGAGCTCAGTTGCTGAAGTCCTGCTCACGCCGGGAGCACGTGCAGCAGTATCGGTGTACGGTGGCCTCCACGGTGGCGAACCGATCGCCCTCCTAATCATTGCGAACGCATTTTTTTATGGATTCATTGCGCTTGCAGCCCTAGTCGTGCGATCCCATCTGTCATCCTACAAAACCGAGTAGGTTTTGTTTTCATGTTTCCCAAGCGAGACCCGGGGCACCCAAGCGGTCTCGTGAAGGAAAATGGAAAGAGAAATTGTGATGCAAGCAGAGCCGTGACATCCGCCAAATCTCAAGCCAAACGTGATAGCGTTCTGATTAAGAGGACGTATGTCCCACCGATGTCTCGTTTGGTTTAGTTCCCTCCTCGTCATTCCTTTCGCTTATTCCCAAACTGCTGCGCCCAATGCGAGCCCTGCGCCCACGTTCGAATCCAAAGTGCGTGCCGTGCTGGTGGACGTGGTCGTAATTGGCGGGAAGGGGGAGCCAGTTCTCGGCTTGCACAAGCAGGACTTTCGGGTGACGGAAGACGGCAAGCCGCAGACCATTTCCTCGTTCGAGGAGCATACGGGCGTACCGCCGACTGAGGTCAAACTGCCCCCGATGCCGCCCGGGGTGTTTACAAACTTTCCTGCGCTGCTGAAGGCCGATACGGTGAATGTGCTGCTCGTGGACGCGCTGAACACGCAGACGCAAGACCAGTCCTTCAGTCGTTCGCAGATGATCAAGTACTTGAAGACGATTCCGCCGGGCGCACACATCGCGATTTTTACGTTGACGTCGCAACTGCGGATGCTTCAGGAATTCACGACCGATTCTTCGGTATTGTTGGCGGCGCTGAATGACCCTGCGGTCGCTGGTCCCCATCAGTCGCCGTTACTCCAGTCCCAAGTGGAAAAGGACGCTTACGAGCGGCTGGGAGCAATGGTCGCCCTCGCACCGAGCGCACCGATGCAGAACTTGGCCAAGGAGGCGGTCAACCCGGCGCTCGCAGTGAAGCAGATGCTGGAGGAAACCGTTGTGCGGATCACCGAGTCGCGGGTCCAGATCACGCTGCGAGCAATGCAGCAACTGGGCCGCTATCTCGGGAGCTTTCCGGGCCGCAAAAATGTGATCTGGATCTCCGGCTCGTTTCCCATCAACTTTATGGCGGATCCCAGTTTGCCGGATCCGAACGCCGTGGTACGGGGATTTCAAGGCGAAATTCAAAGGACGGCTGACCTTCTTACCGCGGCGCAGGTGGCAGTTTATCCGGTCGGGGCGGCAGGCCTGAGAGTGGACGCGCTCTACCAAGCCAACGCAAAAGAGATTGGGTTTTACAGCACGGGCGGGTTCGTTCAGGACCAGGTGCAAGGGCTGCATGCGGGAATTGACGAGCGGGCTGGCAACGATCTGACGATGGAGGAGATGGCCAAGGACACCGGAGGTCAGGCTTTCTACAACAGCAACGGGATTAACGATGTTCTGACCCGTATTACGAACAACGGTATGCGCTACTACGAGATCAGCTATACGTCGACCAACACGAAGGTGGACGGGAGTTACCGGCATATCTCCGTGGAGCTGCTCAAAGGAAAGCACAAGCTCTCTTATCGTCGCGGATACTACGCGCTGGATGCTGCGGCCGTTCGGCAATCGGAACTTGAGGCCGCACCCGATCCTTTGCTGCCCCTGGTGGGATTCGCCGTGCCTGATGTTGCGCAGATCCTCTATAAGCTGCGCGTGTTGCCGTCGAGCCCGCAACCGGCAGTTGATGCTACCCCTGCGGGGAGCAACCGCGACTTGAAAGGGCCAGTGACACGCTACGACGTTGACTTTGCCGTCGCGCCGGATGACCTCAAGTACGACATTGGTCCGGACGGTACTCGGCACGGCGACGTCGAAGTGAAACTTGTCGCATATGATTCCAGCGGGAAGCCCGTGAACATGGTGAGTGGGAGGAAGGCGATGTCCCTGGATCCGCAAACGTACGCTACTTTGCAGAAGGTGGGGCTTCAGATCCACGAACAGATCGATGTTCCGAGCAAGGGCGATTTTCACCTTCGCACAGGCATTTACGATTTGAAGTCGAGCAACGCCGGAACCCTCGGAATCAAAATGAAAGATGTGGCCGCGTCGCAGCAAGCGACGAAGTAGACGTTGGTTGCACGCAGCATCTGGAACACTTAATTCGAGGACAGACCGCACGTTCACCATATTTTGAGTTCAACTCCTAAGCCTCACCCCATGTGTCGCGTCACTTACCGTTGCCGGTGACCCATCTCACGCGCACCCGTGTTCCCGGTCACAGATTTCGTGACACCACCCCGCTACCATGCCTAACTGGGGCATTCCCAATCACAGTTCTGTTCTTTGACAATTCACCCTTTCATCGGACAATGCCTGCCGTGGTGATCGAAGAATCCGCAGACGAAACGGATTCGTAGTGGAGCCACCGTGTCTCTCAGATTTGGCCAAGTAACTCTTTTGTTTTTAATATTTTGCCTGTAACCCCTTTGGATAGAATATTTTGCGAGCTATGCAATCGCTAACCCTCATGTTTTGAAGATTTTGCATTTTTTCATGGGGGAGGGGTACACTCACCCCCCAAACCTGCTTGGCCGGCTCCTTCCCCTCGTCTGAGTGGGCGCAACTAAAGGATTGACGCGGGGTTTACATCTCTGGCTATGGAAATCATAATTTCCAGGGAAAACAGAGACGACATTGAGCTGTACACACAGGGTTCGTCCGGCAGTACGCCGCGGAACGCTGTGCGCGAAGCAAGGCGGTCTCTCAGGGGAGGACAGGCCATGAGGTTCATGAGGGGGGCATTTCTGAACGCAGTCCTGGCGACAGCAGTCACCGCCGGGTTCGCGTTCGCGCAGGACGCGCCACCGCCGCCGGATTCTCAGTATCCGGCGACGAGCAATTCTGCACAGAATGATTCCGGACAGTACGCCACACCGGATTCCAACACCATTCCGCAGTATTCCGCGCCGTCACCAAAGTATTCGTCACCTTCGGCAGATCAGCCCGAGGAAGGCGGATATCCGCAATCGGCACAGTCGCAAAATGCGCCTCCGCCACCGGCAGACGCGCAGCAGGCGAATGCGAACGGTGAGGACAACGACGACTCGCAGGACCCATCGCGCCGCGTAGCGCGTATGCAGTTCATGGACGGGCAAGTTTCCATCCAGCCCGGCGGCGTGAACGACTGGGTTGCGGGAACGCTGAACCGCCCGATGACCACCGGCGATAACGTTTGGACCGACCAGAATTCGAAAGCCGAATTGAACGTCGGTACCGGCACGTTCCGCATGGGCGCGGAAACCAGCGTCACGCTGGCGAATGTTGCCGATAAGACCACGCAGTTGCAGGTGCACCAGGGCACGCTGAATTTGCGCGTGCGTCACCTGTACGACGGCGAAACCTACGAGATCGACACGCCGAACATGGCGTTCACCGTGCAGAAGCCCGGCGATTACCGCTTTGACGTGGACCCGAACGGCGACACTTCGTTCGTCACGGTTTGGAAGGGCGAAGGCAACGCCACCGGCGACGGACCATCCGTAGCGGTGCGTCAGGGTGAAAAGGCGAAGTTCTCGAATGGAACTTCGATGGCGTACACGGTGGATCGCGCGCCCGGACAAGATGAGTTCGACGAGTGGGCGGTCGCACGCGATCGCCACGACGAGAATTCCAC
This window encodes:
- a CDS encoding aromatic ring-hydroxylating oxygenase subunit alpha, yielding MSTAYTNIRPALDASEAMTLPQQYYTDPAHFQREMEAIHFDMWLCAGRTNQIPNAGDYFTRRVANASVIIVRDEQGGIRAFHNVCRHRGTQLCKQESGSFSGSIQCGYHAWTYKLDGGLLRAPHMEKVEGFCEADYPLNHVAAEVWDGHIFINLSAHPIPFSEHLAGLDQKFRPWRMEELQMVERRVYHLKANWKLVIQNYSECLHCPIVHPLLQKQSHYMSGDNEPPQPTYLGGRMDLRDGVKSLTMDGNSIRCALPGLSSADERHVYYYCLLPNFFLNLHPDYMLTFTMWPKAADQTEIVCEWHFHPDEIAKPGFNPNDAIEFWDITNKQDWELSDLAQAGISSKGYQPGPYSNREELLLALDRFVLERTQGRK
- a CDS encoding VWA domain-containing protein; amino-acid sequence: MSHRCLVWFSSLLVIPFAYSQTAAPNASPAPTFESKVRAVLVDVVVIGGKGEPVLGLHKQDFRVTEDGKPQTISSFEEHTGVPPTEVKLPPMPPGVFTNFPALLKADTVNVLLVDALNTQTQDQSFSRSQMIKYLKTIPPGAHIAIFTLTSQLRMLQEFTTDSSVLLAALNDPAVAGPHQSPLLQSQVEKDAYERLGAMVALAPSAPMQNLAKEAVNPALAVKQMLEETVVRITESRVQITLRAMQQLGRYLGSFPGRKNVIWISGSFPINFMADPSLPDPNAVVRGFQGEIQRTADLLTAAQVAVYPVGAAGLRVDALYQANAKEIGFYSTGGFVQDQVQGLHAGIDERAGNDLTMEEMAKDTGGQAFYNSNGINDVLTRITNNGMRYYEISYTSTNTKVDGSYRHISVELLKGKHKLSYRRGYYALDAAAVRQSELEAAPDPLLPLVGFAVPDVAQILYKLRVLPSSPQPAVDATPAGSNRDLKGPVTRYDVDFAVAPDDLKYDIGPDGTRHGDVEVKLVAYDSSGKPVNMVSGRKAMSLDPQTYATLQKVGLQIHEQIDVPSKGDFHLRTGIYDLKSSNAGTLGIKMKDVAASQQATK